The following are from one region of the Thiocapsa rosea genome:
- a CDS encoding DUF4139 domain-containing protein yields MPKSPHLFEPHHLPASPPVLAGIAASLMMFATIGAAVDQEQRIDENAQEALAVTIYNADLALVKDRRRATLNAAENRLAWRNVSQRIRPETALLAETSGTLSVNLLEQNFDFDLLTPESLLQKYVGRTVQVIRTNDAGEQEIEDAIVLAANPAPVLRYADRIETKVVGHLAFPDVPADLRDQPTLVLHLNAATGGEGLFELSYLTGGLAWKADYVADLSADAEQMDINGWVTLTNQSGIAYRGAQVQLVAGEVNQVVQQVPVPMMARGMVMSADAAMPEEESLAEYHLYTLPRPTDILNNQTKQVALLSAPRVPVTRELVVSGQAYAYQSRSSDGWTKLPVAATLRFDNKDGSLGIPLPKGIMRVYAKDSRGNAQFVGEDALDHTPKNETVTLKLGESFDVTARRRQTEFKKLAGTSAYDYAYETAFELELKNAKEIPVNVKVTEQIPGDWTMQNESQPHDKAASNLASWTLEIPADGSTTLSWRVQVRF; encoded by the coding sequence ATGCCTAAGTCACCGCATCTCTTCGAACCACATCATTTACCCGCGAGCCCGCCCGTACTCGCCGGCATCGCGGCGAGCCTCATGATGTTCGCCACAATCGGAGCCGCCGTGGATCAGGAACAACGCATCGACGAGAACGCCCAAGAAGCGCTCGCGGTCACCATCTACAATGCCGATCTCGCCCTGGTGAAGGACCGCCGACGCGCCACCCTGAACGCCGCCGAGAACCGTCTCGCATGGCGCAACGTCTCCCAACGCATCCGACCCGAAACCGCCCTACTCGCCGAGACCTCGGGGACACTGTCGGTCAACCTGCTGGAGCAGAACTTCGACTTCGATCTGCTGACCCCCGAAAGCCTGCTCCAGAAATATGTCGGGCGAACCGTGCAGGTGATCCGCACCAACGACGCGGGGGAGCAGGAGATCGAAGACGCCATCGTCCTCGCCGCGAATCCTGCTCCGGTCCTGCGCTATGCCGATCGGATCGAGACCAAGGTCGTCGGCCATCTCGCTTTCCCCGACGTGCCGGCGGATCTGCGCGATCAGCCCACACTCGTTCTGCATCTGAATGCCGCGACCGGCGGCGAAGGACTCTTCGAGCTGTCCTACCTAACCGGCGGGCTCGCCTGGAAGGCGGACTATGTCGCAGATCTCTCCGCCGACGCAGAGCAGATGGACATCAACGGATGGGTCACCCTGACCAACCAGAGCGGCATCGCCTATCGCGGCGCTCAGGTACAGTTGGTGGCAGGGGAGGTCAATCAAGTCGTTCAACAGGTGCCGGTGCCGATGATGGCGCGCGGCATGGTCATGTCTGCCGATGCAGCGATGCCCGAGGAAGAAAGTCTCGCCGAGTACCATCTCTACACCCTGCCCCGCCCCACCGACATTCTGAACAACCAGACCAAGCAGGTCGCCTTGCTGAGTGCACCGCGCGTGCCGGTCACGCGCGAGCTCGTCGTGAGCGGCCAAGCCTATGCCTATCAATCCCGCTCCTCGGACGGCTGGACCAAGCTGCCGGTCGCAGCAACCCTGCGCTTCGACAACAAGGACGGCAGCCTCGGCATCCCGCTTCCGAAAGGGATCATGCGCGTCTACGCCAAAGACAGCCGAGGCAACGCCCAATTCGTCGGCGAAGACGCCCTCGACCATACCCCGAAGAACGAGACCGTCACGCTCAAGCTCGGCGAGAGCTTCGACGTGACCGCACGGCGTCGCCAGACCGAATTCAAGAAGCTCGCCGGTACCAGCGCCTACGATTACGCCTACGAGACCGCGTTCGAGCTGGAGCTGAAAAACGCCAAAGAGATCCCGGTCAACGTCAAGGTCACGGAGCAAATCCCGGGCGACTGGACCATGCAGAACGAGAGTCAACCTCACGACAAGGCAGCATCGAATCTCGCCTCCTGGACGCTTGAGATCCCCGCCGACGGCTCGACCACCCTGAGCTGGCGGGTGCAGGTCAGGTTCTGA
- a CDS encoding peroxidase family protein yields the protein MHGFENRGWDVQRGRFVQTGRFGRMFPELRSLTEFKPGAAELGKVGGAMDGGNPPPTDTSQNNPRIKAGYTFLGQFIDHDLTLDTTSVLEQQIDVNATHNFRTPALELDSLYGLGPAAQPFLYDRNNPFRFLLAPDGQDLPRNSQEAALIGDPRNDENIIVSQLHLLFLKFHNKVFNDHTDPALGDQERFEAAQTLVRWHYQWIVLNEFLPRTIGTKTLARIVTEKPFTYSGEAFMPVEFSVAAYRFGHSQVRPGYLINTRGAALFPDNPAEPFGIGDLRGGRAVPPELVIDWSTFFGPSAQPSKLIDTKLSTVVLRLPDTVVPPDTPVSQRSLATRNLQRGLDAWLPAGQHVACYLGIPPLDEKTLWAGVDGGEGLAPLWFYILREGEARGQGHRLAGVGAEIVGRVFVAILLADRASFLASNPNWTPVLPSAVPGRFTMTDLVNLTLETAIPSEATGGLPGDD from the coding sequence ATGCACGGTTTCGAGAATCGCGGTTGGGATGTCCAGCGTGGACGCTTTGTTCAAACGGGCCGCTTCGGCCGAATGTTCCCGGAATTACGCAGCCTCACGGAGTTCAAGCCGGGAGCGGCGGAACTCGGCAAGGTTGGCGGGGCTATGGATGGCGGAAACCCGCCGCCGACCGATACCAGCCAGAATAATCCGCGCATCAAGGCGGGGTATACCTTTCTCGGCCAATTCATCGATCACGATCTGACCCTCGATACCACCTCGGTCCTGGAACAACAGATCGACGTCAATGCCACCCATAATTTTCGCACGCCGGCGCTGGAACTCGATTCGCTCTACGGCCTGGGCCCGGCGGCTCAACCCTTTCTCTACGACCGGAACAATCCGTTTCGCTTCCTGCTCGCGCCCGATGGGCAAGATCTGCCGCGTAATTCGCAAGAGGCAGCACTGATCGGCGATCCGCGCAACGACGAGAACATCATCGTTTCGCAGCTTCACCTGCTTTTTCTCAAGTTCCACAACAAGGTATTCAACGACCACACCGACCCGGCATTGGGCGACCAGGAACGCTTCGAGGCGGCGCAAACCCTGGTGCGCTGGCACTATCAATGGATCGTTCTCAACGAATTCCTGCCACGGACCATCGGCACGAAAACGCTCGCCCGAATCGTGACGGAAAAGCCTTTCACTTATTCGGGCGAGGCGTTCATGCCGGTCGAGTTCAGTGTCGCAGCTTACCGCTTCGGTCACAGCCAGGTCAGGCCCGGCTACCTGATCAATACCCGCGGCGCGGCGCTCTTCCCGGACAATCCCGCAGAACCATTCGGCATTGGCGATCTTCGCGGCGGACGCGCGGTGCCCCCGGAACTGGTGATCGACTGGTCGACCTTCTTTGGCCCGAGCGCTCAACCGAGCAAGTTGATCGACACCAAACTTTCCACGGTCGTGCTTCGCCTCCCGGACACCGTCGTTCCGCCCGACACGCCCGTCTCCCAGCGCTCGCTCGCCACGCGCAATCTCCAGCGCGGCCTGGACGCATGGCTCCCCGCCGGTCAGCACGTGGCCTGTTATCTTGGCATCCCGCCGCTGGACGAAAAGACACTCTGGGCCGGCGTCGACGGCGGCGAGGGATTGGCGCCGCTGTGGTTCTACATTCTGCGAGAGGGCGAGGCGCGCGGCCAAGGACATCGGCTTGCCGGAGTTGGCGCTGAGATCGTCGGGCGCGTGTTCGTGGCCATCCTGTTGGCGGATCGGGCCTCCTTTCTCGCCAGCAATCCAAACTGGACACCGGTTCTGCCCAGTGCCGTTCCCGGGCGCTTCACCATGACCGATCTGGTGAATCTGACGCTTGAAACCGCAATCCCGTCCGAGGCGACGGGTGGCTTGCCGGGTGACGATTGA